A genome region from Geobacter pickeringii includes the following:
- a CDS encoding VC_2705 family sodium/solute symporter has translation MTDAGFNLIPLLIVAATLGSFIVSGLRARSREMSDYGFGGRYIGRVGGGAAIASNWMSAASFLGMGGLLYLQGYYALAYVIGWTGGYVLLLVLMAGQIRRFGKYTAPDFVGARYDSPAARLISAGISITISVIYCTAQFKGIGMLFAWLFGTDYRSGLLLGGAVAVGYVILSGVLGVARNQQLQYTVLIVSFILPLMALAYKLGYFWMLPQFGYGVAIQDLKREFGINFAAPFASGTLFQWVALCFTLMVGTAGLPHVLSRFYVVPNIRDARWSLVWGLFFIALIYWSAPAYAVFARLLEARAGMVPPPAATTGMADIVVIRTAVMGGLPAWMIGILAAGATSAAFFTVAGLLITGAASLSHDIYYRIINPRASEVTKMALAKGAVVVLSAVVLFIALHPPGLIAEITAVAFALAGNTIFPAFLLGIWWGRANRYGAIAGMLTGVVVTFATPLFGGVVPAVADIFPLTSSALFGAPLVVAVMIAVSLLTPPPSEEMRRFLAEQVHGHME, from the coding sequence ATGACTGACGCCGGATTCAATCTCATCCCCCTGCTCATCGTGGCCGCGACCCTCGGCTCCTTCATCGTGTCGGGGCTCCGGGCCCGGAGCCGCGAGATGAGCGACTACGGCTTCGGCGGCCGCTACATCGGCCGGGTGGGGGGCGGGGCGGCCATCGCCAGCAACTGGATGAGCGCGGCGAGTTTCCTCGGCATGGGGGGGCTCCTCTACCTCCAGGGGTACTATGCCCTCGCCTACGTCATCGGCTGGACCGGCGGCTACGTCCTGCTGTTGGTCCTCATGGCGGGGCAGATCCGGCGCTTCGGCAAGTACACCGCCCCCGATTTCGTGGGGGCCCGCTACGATTCCCCCGCGGCGCGGCTCATCTCGGCCGGCATCTCCATCACCATCTCGGTCATCTACTGCACCGCCCAGTTCAAGGGGATCGGGATGCTCTTCGCCTGGCTCTTCGGCACCGACTACCGCAGCGGCCTTCTCCTCGGCGGCGCCGTGGCGGTGGGCTACGTGATCCTCTCGGGGGTGCTCGGGGTGGCCCGCAACCAACAGCTCCAGTACACTGTCCTGATCGTCTCCTTCATCCTCCCGCTCATGGCCCTGGCGTACAAGCTCGGCTACTTCTGGATGCTCCCCCAGTTCGGCTACGGGGTGGCGATTCAGGATCTGAAACGGGAGTTCGGCATCAATTTTGCCGCCCCCTTTGCCTCGGGAACCCTCTTCCAGTGGGTCGCCCTCTGCTTCACCCTCATGGTGGGGACCGCCGGCCTTCCCCACGTGCTGTCGCGCTTCTACGTGGTCCCCAATATCCGCGATGCCCGCTGGAGCCTGGTCTGGGGGCTCTTCTTCATCGCCCTCATCTACTGGTCGGCCCCGGCTTACGCGGTCTTTGCCCGCCTCCTGGAGGCCCGGGCGGGGATGGTTCCCCCTCCTGCAGCGACAACCGGCATGGCCGACATCGTCGTGATCAGGACGGCAGTCATGGGGGGGTTGCCGGCGTGGATGATCGGCATCCTGGCGGCGGGGGCGACGAGCGCCGCCTTCTTCACCGTGGCGGGGCTTCTCATAACCGGCGCTGCTTCCCTCTCCCACGACATCTATTACCGTATCATCAACCCCCGGGCGTCGGAGGTGACCAAGATGGCCCTCGCCAAGGGGGCGGTCGTCGTCCTTTCCGCCGTGGTCCTTTTCATCGCCCTCCATCCGCCGGGGCTCATCGCCGAGATCACGGCGGTGGCCTTCGCGCTGGCCGGCAACACCATCTTTCCCGCCTTTCTCCTCGGCATCTGGTGGGGGCGGGCAAACCGCTACGGCGCCATTGCGGGGATGCTGACCGGCGTCGTCGTCACCTTCGCCACCCCCCTCTTCGGCGGTGTCGTCCCGGCGGTGGCGGATATCTTTCCCCTCACCTCGTCGGCCCTTTTCGGCGCCCCCCTCGTGGTGGCGGTGATGATCGCGGTCTCCCTCCTCACCCCCCCACCGTCCGAGGAGATGCGCCGTTTTCTGGCCGAGCAGGTCCACGGCCACATGGAGTGA
- a CDS encoding universal stress protein encodes MLNLRKKILVAIDGSPLSDKAAEEAVRMAAGNPSQFKSKIYAMLVLPNAPRSTFTDFVPPAPITETKEWDELRERVFYVIEKDAREAGIPLEIKAVYGDPADQLIAFAEQEQIDVIVIGSSGKGFIKRKLLGSVSHKVAKNAPCSVYIVRG; translated from the coding sequence ATGCTGAATCTGCGCAAAAAGATCCTGGTGGCCATCGACGGCTCCCCCCTTTCCGACAAGGCGGCCGAAGAGGCGGTCCGGATGGCGGCGGGGAACCCGAGCCAGTTCAAAAGCAAGATCTACGCCATGCTGGTCCTTCCCAATGCGCCCCGCAGCACGTTCACCGACTTCGTCCCCCCCGCGCCCATCACGGAGACGAAGGAGTGGGACGAACTGCGCGAGCGGGTCTTCTACGTGATCGAGAAGGATGCCCGGGAGGCGGGAATCCCCCTGGAGATCAAGGCCGTGTACGGCGACCCCGCCGACCAGCTGATCGCCTTTGCCGAGCAGGAGCAGATCGACGTCATCGTCATCGGCAGCTCCGGCAAGGGGTTCATCAAGCGAAAGCTCCTCGGCAGCGTCTCCCACAAGGTGGCGAAAAACGCCCCGTGCTCGGTCTACATCGTCAGGGGGTAG
- a CDS encoding ABC transporter permease: MTTLWQSLLIAMRALRVNKMRALLTMLGIIIGIAAVIAMVAIGSGASKMISDQISSIGSNLLLVIPGSTTSGGLRTGAGGTPTLTYDDARAIKAECPSVGDVAPTVRGSAQIVYGNQNWSTIVMGCTPEMLTVRDWPLTAGRNISPSDVDGATKNCLIGQTVADSLFGDADPIGKIIRIKKIPFTVIGLLGKKGQSPQGTDQDDVIFIPLRTAQRKLFGSQFPNTVSAMMIQAKSADVLKKAEEEVTALLDQRHRIGPSRERDFTVRNLSEILAVSEQSSKVMSILLGAVASISLIVGGIGIMNIMLVSVTERTREIGIRMAIGAKQRDILLQFLTEAVLLTTCGGVVGMLLGVAGATAISKLMQWPTLISTQAIVIAFAFSAGVGVFFGFYPARKAANLNPIDALRYE, from the coding sequence ATGACAACGCTCTGGCAAAGCCTGCTGATCGCCATGCGGGCCCTGCGGGTGAACAAGATGCGGGCGCTCCTGACCATGCTCGGCATCATCATCGGCATCGCCGCCGTCATCGCCATGGTCGCCATCGGTTCGGGGGCGAGCAAGATGATCTCCGACCAGATCTCCAGCATCGGGAGCAACCTCCTCCTGGTCATTCCCGGCTCCACCACCAGCGGGGGGCTGCGCACCGGCGCCGGCGGCACACCGACCCTCACCTACGACGACGCCCGCGCCATCAAGGCGGAGTGCCCGTCGGTGGGGGATGTGGCCCCCACGGTGCGGGGATCGGCCCAGATCGTCTACGGCAACCAGAACTGGTCCACCATCGTCATGGGATGCACGCCGGAGATGCTCACCGTCCGGGACTGGCCCCTGACGGCCGGCAGAAACATCTCTCCGTCCGATGTGGACGGGGCGACCAAAAACTGCCTCATCGGCCAGACCGTGGCCGACAGCCTCTTCGGCGACGCCGATCCCATCGGCAAGATCATCCGGATCAAGAAGATCCCCTTCACCGTCATCGGACTCCTCGGGAAGAAGGGGCAGTCCCCCCAGGGGACCGACCAGGACGACGTGATCTTCATCCCGCTCCGCACCGCCCAGCGCAAGCTCTTCGGCAGCCAGTTCCCCAATACGGTGAGCGCCATGATGATCCAGGCCAAGAGCGCCGACGTCCTGAAAAAGGCCGAGGAGGAGGTGACCGCGCTCCTGGACCAGCGGCATCGGATCGGCCCGAGCCGGGAGCGGGACTTCACGGTGCGCAACCTCTCGGAGATCCTGGCGGTCTCCGAGCAGTCCTCCAAGGTCATGTCGATCCTCCTGGGGGCGGTGGCTTCCATCTCCCTCATCGTGGGGGGGATCGGCATCATGAACATCATGCTGGTGTCGGTGACGGAGCGGACCCGGGAGATCGGGATCCGGATGGCCATCGGCGCCAAGCAGCGGGACATCCTGCTGCAGTTCCTCACCGAGGCGGTGCTCCTCACCACCTGCGGCGGGGTGGTCGGCATGCTCCTCGGGGTGGCGGGGGCCACGGCGATCTCGAAGCTGATGCAGTGGCCGACCCTGATCTCCACCCAGGCGATCGTCATCGCCTTTGCCTTCTCCGCCGGGGTCGGCGTCTTCTTCGGCTTCTATCCTGCCCGTAAGGCGGCCAACCTGAACCCCATCGACGCGCTGCGGTACGAGTGA
- a CDS encoding ABC transporter ATP-binding protein: protein MGEVVRITDVTKVYTMGDQRVEALKGVSFTVGEGEFVAIMGASGSGKSTCMNMLGCLDVPTGGQYLLDGVNVGQLSPNELAEIRNRKIGFVFQGFNLLARTMARENVELPLVYARVPASVRRERALAALERVGLAGRADHYSNQLSGGQQQRVAIARALVNEPAIIMADEPTGNLDSRTTVEIMAIFQELNRQGITIIMVTHEPDVAAFTGRHIIFRDGTIIADTPNASPAVAAPVSGEAP from the coding sequence ATGGGCGAGGTGGTCAGGATCACGGACGTCACCAAGGTCTACACCATGGGGGATCAGCGGGTGGAGGCCCTGAAGGGGGTCTCTTTCACCGTGGGAGAGGGGGAGTTCGTCGCCATCATGGGGGCGTCGGGAAGCGGCAAGTCCACCTGCATGAACATGCTCGGCTGCCTCGATGTCCCCACCGGCGGCCAGTACCTGCTGGACGGGGTGAATGTCGGCCAGCTCTCCCCCAACGAGCTGGCCGAGATCCGCAACCGCAAGATCGGCTTCGTCTTCCAGGGGTTCAACCTCCTGGCCCGGACCATGGCGCGGGAGAACGTGGAGCTGCCGCTGGTTTACGCCCGGGTGCCGGCGTCGGTCCGTCGGGAGCGGGCCCTGGCGGCCCTGGAGCGGGTGGGGCTCGCCGGGCGGGCCGACCACTACTCGAACCAGCTCTCCGGCGGCCAGCAGCAGCGGGTGGCCATTGCCCGGGCCCTGGTGAACGAGCCGGCCATCATCATGGCCGACGAGCCGACCGGCAACCTCGATTCCCGGACCACCGTCGAGATCATGGCGATCTTCCAGGAGTTGAACCGCCAGGGGATCACGATCATCATGGTGACCCACGAGCCGGACGTGGCCGCCTTCACCGGGCGGCACATCATCTTCCGCGACGGCACCATCATCGCCGATACGCCGAACGCCTCCCCCGCCGTGGCGGCACCGGTCTCCGGGGAGGCACCATGA
- a CDS encoding DEAD/DEAH box helicase: MKFSDLNLPEPVLRGVVDAGFADCTPIQEKTLPLSLAGRDVAGQAQTGTGKTAAFLISLFTKLLANEKQGESRHPRALILAPTRELVVQIEKDAQVLGAHCGLSIQAIYGGVDYMKQRNALKEGADVVVGTPGRLIDYLKQKVYSLKEIEVLVIDEADRMFDMGFIADLRFILRRLPPYDKRQNLMFSATLNQRVMELAYEFMNVPEKVAVTPEQMTAERVEQVLYHVGRKEKFPLLLGLLRKEGMARTMIFVNTKREAEFLDERLNANDFPCRVISGDVEQRKRLRILEDFKSGTLPIMIATDVASRGLHIDGVSHVINYDLPQDAEDYVHRIGRTARAGAEGKAISMADEDGAFHLEAIHEYIKDKIPVEWAEDDLFVHDFKRVKPKAKHHEARAKGPIHHGKRHPEGEKKDAGAEGDAKKRRSRPRKKKPAGENPKPE, translated from the coding sequence ATGAAATTCAGTGACTTGAACCTCCCCGAACCGGTCCTCCGCGGGGTCGTCGATGCGGGGTTTGCCGACTGCACCCCGATCCAGGAAAAGACCCTCCCCCTCTCCCTCGCGGGGCGCGATGTGGCCGGCCAGGCCCAGACCGGCACCGGCAAGACCGCCGCCTTCCTCATCTCCCTCTTCACCAAGCTGCTGGCGAACGAAAAGCAGGGAGAGAGCCGCCATCCCCGGGCCCTGATCCTCGCCCCCACCCGGGAGCTGGTGGTCCAGATCGAGAAGGACGCCCAGGTGCTCGGCGCCCACTGCGGCCTCTCCATCCAGGCGATCTACGGCGGGGTCGACTACATGAAGCAGCGCAACGCCCTCAAGGAAGGGGCCGACGTGGTGGTCGGCACCCCGGGGCGGCTCATCGACTACCTGAAGCAGAAGGTCTACTCCCTCAAGGAGATCGAGGTCCTCGTCATCGACGAGGCGGACCGGATGTTCGACATGGGCTTCATCGCCGACCTCCGCTTCATCCTCCGGCGCCTCCCCCCCTACGACAAGCGCCAGAACCTCATGTTCTCCGCCACCCTCAACCAGCGGGTGATGGAGCTTGCCTACGAGTTCATGAACGTCCCCGAGAAGGTGGCGGTCACCCCCGAGCAGATGACCGCCGAACGGGTGGAGCAGGTCCTCTACCACGTGGGGCGCAAGGAGAAGTTCCCGCTCCTCCTCGGCCTTCTGCGCAAGGAGGGGATGGCACGGACCATGATCTTCGTCAACACCAAGCGCGAAGCAGAATTCCTGGACGAGCGGCTGAATGCCAACGACTTCCCCTGCCGGGTCATCTCCGGCGACGTGGAGCAGCGCAAGCGGCTGCGGATCCTGGAGGACTTCAAGAGCGGCACGCTCCCGATCATGATCGCCACCGACGTCGCCTCCCGGGGGCTCCACATCGACGGGGTCTCCCACGTCATCAACTACGACCTCCCCCAGGACGCCGAGGACTACGTCCACCGCATCGGCCGCACCGCCCGGGCCGGCGCCGAGGGGAAGGCGATCTCCATGGCCGACGAGGACGGCGCCTTCCACCTGGAGGCGATCCACGAGTACATCAAGGACAAGATCCCGGTGGAGTGGGCCGAGGATGATCTCTTCGTCCACGACTTCAAGCGGGTGAAGCCGAAGGCCAAGCACCACGAGGCCCGGGCCAAGGGACCGATCCATCACGGAAAGAGGCATCCGGAAGGGGAGAAGAAAGACGCGGGCGCCGAAGGTGACGCGAAGAAACGCCGGAGCCGCCCCCGGAAGAAGAAGCCGGCGGGGGAAAATCCGAAACCGGAGTAG
- a CDS encoding putative nucleotidyltransferase substrate binding domain-containing protein, which yields MPIFLGARGEDVLSRQGTADFLARLRRDLHGRMAHLPPGEELALLEGVAGTLRDEIAFEERFYAEVGREVAAIDEAGDAEGLAVPLQRLRDMVADYFRRRGSVAACHLVCTAVTDRAAAAAFRLARPLPSVPWCLMGVGAAGRGEGTLFSLGDFLLVHGAEGDEGEAVTAFAGQGAEILCDLGLADRSGVLPSLPAWRGSMAEWRTRIATRLAEGDGDLEGLIRLADLRLVAGDASLAAGMVNLVRAMLGYHQDAVREAARRTAMMPSGFDFFGRFRVERGGAHRGEFNLGLYGVEPLVAIVRVLTVRFDIPESGTVERIRGLLQGGRIDVELAEQLLFAWHALGKFALAEEIARGGRASGMFISPSTLAVDEQEELKRGLEAVGTLQKMVYSSMAGQG from the coding sequence ATGCCGATCTTTCTCGGAGCCAGGGGGGAGGATGTCCTCTCCCGACAGGGAACGGCCGATTTTCTCGCACGCCTGCGGCGGGATCTCCATGGCCGGATGGCGCATCTTCCTCCGGGTGAGGAACTGGCGCTCCTGGAAGGGGTGGCGGGGACCCTCCGCGACGAGATCGCCTTCGAGGAACGGTTTTACGCTGAGGTCGGACGGGAGGTGGCCGCCATCGACGAGGCTGGCGATGCCGAAGGCCTGGCCGTCCCCCTCCAGCGACTGCGCGACATGGTCGCCGATTATTTCCGGCGGCGCGGTTCCGTGGCGGCCTGTCATCTGGTCTGCACGGCAGTTACCGACCGTGCGGCGGCGGCGGCGTTCCGTCTTGCCCGGCCGCTTCCGTCCGTCCCCTGGTGCCTGATGGGGGTCGGCGCGGCTGGCCGGGGGGAGGGAACCCTCTTTTCCCTCGGCGATTTTCTGCTGGTCCACGGGGCGGAAGGGGATGAGGGGGAGGCGGTGACGGCCTTTGCCGGGCAAGGCGCGGAAATCCTCTGCGACCTCGGCCTTGCGGATCGCTCCGGCGTCCTGCCGTCACTGCCGGCCTGGCGCGGGAGCATGGCGGAGTGGCGGACGCGGATCGCGACGCGTCTCGCCGAAGGAGACGGCGATCTGGAGGGGCTCATCAGGCTGGCGGACCTGCGGCTCGTGGCGGGCGACGCCTCCCTGGCCGCGGGGATGGTCAATCTCGTCCGGGCGATGCTCGGCTACCACCAGGATGCGGTGCGGGAAGCGGCCCGGCGGACGGCGATGATGCCGTCGGGGTTCGACTTCTTCGGGCGCTTCCGGGTGGAGCGGGGGGGGGCGCACCGGGGCGAGTTCAATCTGGGGCTCTACGGCGTCGAGCCGCTGGTGGCCATCGTCCGGGTGCTGACGGTGCGCTTCGACATCCCGGAGAGCGGGACGGTGGAGCGGATCCGGGGGTTGCTGCAGGGGGGGCGGATCGATGTGGAGCTGGCAGAACAGCTTCTGTTCGCCTGGCATGCCCTCGGGAAGTTTGCCCTGGCGGAGGAAATCGCACGGGGGGGGCGCGCCAGCGGGATGTTCATCTCTCCGTCGACCCTGGCGGTGGATGAGCAGGAAGAACTGAAGCGGGGGCTGGAGGCGGTGGGAACCCTCCAGAAGATGGTCTACAGCAGCATGGCCGGCCAGGGGTGA
- a CDS encoding efflux RND transporter periplasmic adaptor subunit → MKKFLIPAVAVLVVAGVAAYFTLNKKPETVYKTAKVERGDIVSAVSATGNLAAVVTVQVGTQVSGTIQKLFVDYNSSVKKGEVIAQIDPALFSAQVEQTRGNYLNAQATLQKAKADLADARRSMERNRQLLKDGVVSQGDFDTADNRYQMALATVKASEGSVSQTRGSFSQAETNLRYATIRSPVDGIVVSRNVDVGQTVAASFQTPTLFTIAQDLTRMEIDTSVDEADISRVKVGQAVTFTVDAYPENRFAGTVRQVRNAPVVTQNVVTYVVVIDVDNGDLKLKPGMTANVSIETARKENVLKLPAAALRFRPKKGKDGKEAKEAKGPQAGPEQHRKKKEGGQQVYVLGAENKPVAVAVKTGIGNDGQVELVSGPLKENDEVIVEQATSSEKKSGGMGGPMGPRF, encoded by the coding sequence ATGAAGAAATTCCTCATCCCTGCCGTCGCCGTGCTCGTGGTGGCGGGCGTCGCCGCCTATTTCACCCTGAACAAGAAGCCGGAGACGGTGTACAAGACCGCCAAGGTCGAGCGGGGGGACATCGTCTCCGCCGTCTCCGCCACCGGCAACCTCGCCGCCGTGGTGACGGTGCAGGTCGGCACCCAGGTTTCCGGCACCATCCAGAAGCTCTTCGTGGACTACAACTCGTCGGTGAAGAAGGGGGAGGTCATCGCCCAGATCGATCCCGCCCTCTTCTCGGCCCAGGTGGAACAGACCCGGGGGAACTACCTGAACGCCCAGGCCACCCTCCAGAAGGCGAAGGCCGATCTTGCCGATGCCCGGCGCAGCATGGAGCGCAACCGCCAGCTCCTGAAGGACGGCGTCGTTTCCCAGGGCGATTTCGATACCGCCGATAACCGGTACCAGATGGCGCTGGCCACCGTGAAGGCGTCCGAGGGGAGCGTGTCCCAGACCCGCGGCTCCTTCAGCCAGGCCGAGACCAACCTCCGCTACGCCACCATCCGCTCCCCGGTGGACGGCATCGTCGTCTCTCGCAACGTGGACGTGGGGCAGACCGTGGCCGCCTCGTTCCAGACCCCGACCCTCTTCACCATCGCCCAGGACCTGACCCGCATGGAGATCGACACCAGCGTGGACGAGGCCGACATCAGCCGGGTGAAGGTCGGCCAGGCGGTCACCTTCACTGTGGACGCCTACCCCGAAAACCGCTTTGCCGGCACCGTCAGGCAGGTCCGCAACGCCCCGGTCGTCACCCAGAACGTCGTCACCTACGTGGTGGTGATTGACGTGGACAACGGGGACCTGAAGCTCAAGCCGGGGATGACCGCCAACGTCAGCATCGAGACGGCCCGCAAGGAGAACGTCCTGAAGCTCCCCGCCGCTGCCCTCCGCTTCCGGCCGAAGAAGGGGAAGGACGGCAAGGAGGCGAAGGAGGCTAAGGGGCCGCAGGCCGGTCCGGAGCAGCACCGCAAGAAGAAAGAGGGGGGGCAGCAGGTCTACGTGCTGGGGGCGGAGAACAAGCCGGTGGCGGTGGCGGTGAAGACCGGCATCGGCAATGACGGCCAGGTGGAGCTCGTTTCCGGCCCCCTCAAGGAAAACGATGAGGTGATCGTCGAGCAGGCGACGTCGTCGGAGAAAAAGTCGGGCGGCATGGGCGGCCCCATGGGGCCGAGGTTCTAG
- a CDS encoding DUF4212 domain-containing protein has translation MQQDRERYDVNLFRPRQGYMTGEVAIILAVLLGWGMVNFGFQAVLRLLAETPAGEGIFTRLTFLSFPWHFWFTGQFLPLWFIILCILFNIYIDRHTERHSRRRDRSHD, from the coding sequence ATGCAACAGGACCGCGAGCGGTACGACGTCAATCTCTTCCGCCCCCGGCAGGGGTACATGACCGGCGAGGTGGCGATCATTCTCGCCGTTCTCCTGGGGTGGGGGATGGTGAATTTCGGTTTCCAGGCCGTGCTCCGGCTGCTGGCCGAGACCCCTGCCGGCGAAGGGATCTTCACCCGCCTGACGTTTCTCTCCTTCCCCTGGCACTTCTGGTTCACCGGCCAGTTCCTTCCCCTCTGGTTCATCATTCTCTGCATCCTGTTCAACATCTACATCGACCGCCACACCGAGCGCCACAGCCGCAGAAGGGACCGCAGCCATGACTGA
- a CDS encoding sugar phosphate isomerase/epimerase family protein → MRISLSTGTLFTLPLGKVVAIAREAGFDGVELIINQDFQKVNCRKLMEELAEIIPINSIHAPFMPLDGWGSPIDSLKRCVELAAAAGVPLVNFHPPSWMGFEVGFWRWMYTVMDFQKEVGGGAVIVTLENMPWVGKRFRVNPHILSQTAKFIDFIQERNLFMTFDTTHMGSGKANFINDFYLCYNSGRIRNVHFSDYGHGREHLLPGHGILPLTRFLNHLRSTGYHETLTLELSPEEFPRDERIIVESLREVLAYLRTGTGSATP, encoded by the coding sequence ATGAGGATTTCTCTTTCCACCGGCACCCTCTTCACCCTTCCCCTCGGCAAGGTGGTGGCGATCGCCCGGGAGGCGGGGTTCGACGGGGTCGAACTGATCATCAACCAGGATTTCCAGAAGGTCAACTGCCGCAAGCTCATGGAGGAGCTGGCGGAGATCATCCCGATCAACTCGATTCATGCCCCGTTCATGCCGCTGGACGGCTGGGGGAGCCCCATCGACTCCCTCAAACGGTGCGTGGAGCTTGCCGCCGCCGCCGGGGTACCGCTGGTCAACTTCCACCCCCCCTCCTGGATGGGGTTCGAGGTCGGCTTCTGGCGGTGGATGTACACGGTGATGGATTTTCAGAAGGAGGTGGGGGGCGGGGCAGTCATCGTCACGCTGGAGAACATGCCGTGGGTGGGGAAGAGGTTTCGGGTGAATCCCCACATCCTCTCCCAGACCGCCAAGTTCATCGATTTCATCCAGGAGCGGAACCTCTTCATGACCTTCGACACCACTCACATGGGGTCGGGGAAGGCCAATTTCATCAACGATTTCTACCTCTGCTACAATTCGGGACGGATCCGCAACGTCCATTTCTCCGACTACGGCCATGGCCGGGAGCACCTGCTGCCGGGGCACGGCATCCTCCCCCTGACCCGCTTCCTCAACCACCTGCGAAGCACCGGCTACCACGAGACCCTTACCCTTGAGCTCTCCCCCGAGGAGTTTCCCCGCGACGAGCGGATCATCGTCGAGAGTCTGCGGGAGGTCCTTGCCTACCTCCGCACCGGCACCGGCTCCGCTACCCCCTGA
- the truD gene encoding tRNA pseudouridine(13) synthase TruD produces MRNDEPTSRYLTAGLPGTGGSIKESAEDFMVEELPLYLPCGEGGHTYALIEKRGITTLEAIRRLARALKVPEREVGYAGMKDSRGVTRQTVSLPRVAPEEVRALELPGIAVLSAERHRNKLRLGHLAGNRFLIRVRGVVPEALSRAGEILAVLTRRGVPNRFGEQRYGVQGNSHLIGRAMLAGDWRGAVDLLIGDPTKVEGEGWRGAIDAYRRGEIEESIRLFPGHCRTEREVLQRLAKRPGDFERAFQSVHPRLKKLYLSACQSHLFDQVVAARIDSLDTVLAGDLAWKHENGACFLVEDAAVEAPRAARFEISPTGPIFGCRMTPASEEVGEREGALLAAAGLTPASFDLPGGLRMEGERRPLRVPVGDPRTEVDADGLVLEFSLPKGSYATAVLREIMKPE; encoded by the coding sequence GTGAGGAACGATGAGCCGACGAGCCGTTATCTGACCGCCGGCCTTCCCGGCACCGGCGGAAGCATCAAGGAGAGCGCCGAAGACTTCATGGTGGAGGAGCTTCCGCTTTATCTGCCGTGCGGGGAGGGGGGGCACACCTACGCCCTCATCGAGAAGCGCGGCATCACCACTCTGGAGGCGATCCGGCGGCTGGCACGGGCTTTGAAAGTACCGGAGCGGGAGGTCGGCTACGCCGGGATGAAAGACAGCCGCGGGGTGACCCGCCAGACCGTGTCGCTGCCCCGGGTGGCGCCGGAGGAGGTCCGGGCCCTGGAGCTTCCCGGCATCGCGGTCCTCTCGGCGGAGCGCCACCGCAACAAGCTCCGGCTCGGCCATCTGGCGGGGAACCGCTTCCTGATCCGGGTGCGGGGAGTGGTGCCGGAGGCCCTTTCCCGGGCCGGGGAGATCCTGGCCGTGCTCACGCGGCGCGGGGTGCCGAACCGCTTCGGGGAGCAGCGCTACGGCGTGCAGGGGAACAGCCATCTCATCGGCCGGGCCATGCTCGCCGGCGACTGGCGGGGGGCAGTGGACCTCCTGATCGGCGACCCGACGAAGGTGGAAGGGGAGGGGTGGCGGGGGGCCATCGATGCGTACCGCCGGGGGGAGATCGAGGAGAGCATCCGCCTCTTCCCGGGGCACTGCCGGACCGAGCGGGAGGTGCTCCAACGCCTGGCGAAGCGCCCCGGCGATTTCGAGCGGGCCTTCCAGTCGGTCCATCCCCGCCTCAAGAAGCTCTACCTCTCGGCCTGCCAGTCCCACCTCTTCGACCAGGTGGTGGCGGCCCGGATCGACTCCCTCGACACGGTCCTGGCGGGGGATCTCGCCTGGAAGCACGAAAACGGCGCCTGTTTCCTCGTGGAGGATGCCGCCGTGGAGGCCCCCCGGGCGGCGCGGTTCGAAATCTCTCCCACCGGCCCGATCTTCGGCTGCCGGATGACCCCCGCCAGCGAGGAGGTGGGGGAGCGGGAAGGGGCGCTCCTTGCCGCCGCAGGGCTTACCCCCGCCAGCTTCGACCTTCCGGGCGGGCTGCGGATGGAGGGGGAGCGCCGTCCCCTGCGGGTGCCGGTGGGCGACCCGCGGACGGAAGTCGATGCCGACGGGCTCGTCCTGGAGTTCTCGCTGCCGAAGGGGAGCTACGCTACGGCGGTGCTGCGGGAGATCATGAAGCCGGAATGA
- the trmB gene encoding tRNA (guanosine(46)-N7)-methyltransferase TrmB, translating into MQRMIEIQSPFFLNPDDLAAPVDWYALFDNANPLALEIGCGIGDFIAKTAADRPDLNYIAIDFYNKGCYKTCRRIEKHGLANVRVVRDEARKFVAERIPPGSLAAVHINCPDPWPKKRHRKRRLVNAEFAGFIRHYLAPGGDFYFATDFDDYGLDVAEFMTGVPGYENMLAPDRYRHELAGYHLSKYMQKFMAEGKRIYFVHYRKTSEG; encoded by the coding sequence ATGCAGCGAATGATCGAGATTCAATCCCCATTTTTCCTCAACCCCGACGACCTGGCCGCGCCGGTCGACTGGTACGCCCTCTTCGACAACGCCAATCCGCTCGCCCTGGAGATCGGCTGCGGCATCGGCGATTTTATCGCCAAGACCGCCGCCGACCGCCCCGACCTGAACTACATCGCCATCGATTTCTACAACAAGGGGTGTTACAAGACCTGCCGCCGGATCGAGAAGCACGGCCTCGCCAACGTCCGGGTCGTCCGGGACGAGGCGCGGAAGTTCGTCGCCGAGCGGATTCCCCCCGGATCCCTCGCGGCGGTTCACATCAATTGCCCCGATCCGTGGCCCAAGAAGCGGCACCGCAAGCGCCGGCTCGTGAACGCGGAGTTCGCCGGCTTCATCCGCCACTACCTGGCGCCGGGGGGGGATTTCTACTTCGCCACCGACTTCGACGACTACGGGCTCGACGTGGCGGAATTCATGACGGGGGTGCCGGGGTATGAGAACATGCTCGCCCCCGACCGCTACCGCCACGAACTGGCGGGGTACCACCTCTCCAAGTACATGCAGAAGTTCATGGCCGAGGGGAAGCGGATCTACTTCGTCCACTACCGCAAGACGAGCGAGGGGTAA